A window from Acinonyx jubatus isolate Ajub_Pintada_27869175 chromosome E1, VMU_Ajub_asm_v1.0, whole genome shotgun sequence encodes these proteins:
- the RTN4RL1 gene encoding reticulon-4 receptor-like 1, with the protein MANMLRKGCCVELLLLLLAGELPLGGGCPRDCVCYPAPMTVSCQAHNFAAIPEGIPEDSERIFLQNNRITLLQQGHFSPAMVTLWIYSNNITYIDPNTFEGFVHLEELDLGDNRQLRTLAPETFQGLVKLHALYLYKCGLSALPAGIFSGLHSLQYLYLQDNHIEYLQDDIFVDLVNLSHLFLHGNKLWSLGQDTFRGLVNLDRLLLHENQLRWVHHKAFHDLRRLTTLFLFNNSLSELQGDCLAPLAALEFLRLNGNAWDCGCRAHSLWEWLRRFRGSSSAVPCVSPESRQGQDLKLLRAEDFRNCTGPASPHQIKSHTLTTTDRAARKEHYPPHGPARDKGHPHGHLPGSRPGSRKPGKNCTSHRNRNQVSKAGAGKQTPELQDYAPDYQHKFSFDIMPTARPKRKGKCARRTPIRAPSGVQQASSGRALGASLLAWILGLVVTLR; encoded by the coding sequence GGTGCTGTGTGGaactgttgctgctgctgctagcCGGGGAGCTGCCCCTGGGCGGCGGCTGCCCGCGGGACTGCGTGTGCTACCCGGCACCCATGACAGTCAGCTGCCAGGCGCACAACTTTGCCGCCATCCCCGAGGGCATCCCGGAGGATAGCGAACGCATCTTCCTGCAGAACAATCGCATCACCCTCCTCCAGCAGGGCCACTTCAGCCCCGCTATGGTCACCCTGTGGATCTACTCCAACAACATCACCTACATTGACCCCAACACCTTCGAGGGCTTCGTGCACCTGGAGGAGCTGGACCTTGGCGACAACCGGCAGCTGCGGACGCTGGCCCCGGAGACCTTCCAGGGCCTGGTGAAGCTCCACGCCCTCTACCTCTATAAGTGCGGGCTCAGTGCCCTGCCGGCAGGCATATTCAGTGGCCTGCACAGCCTGCAGTACCTCTACCTGCAGGACAATCACATCGAGTACCTCCAGGACGACATCTTTGTGGACCTGGTCAACCTCAGCCACCTGTTTCTCCATGGCAACAAGCTGTGGAGCCTGGGCCAGGACACCTTCCGGGGGCTGGTCAACCTGGACCGGCTCCTGCTGCACGAGAACCAGCTGCGGTGGGTCCACCACAAGGCTTTCCACGACCTCCGCAGGCTGACCACCCTCTTTCTCTTCAACAACAGTCTCTCCGAGCTGCAGGGTGACTGCTTGGCGCCCCTGGCCGCCCTGGAGTTCCTCCGCCTCAACGGGAATGCTTGGGACTGCGGCTGCCGGGCGCACTCCCTGTGGGAATGGCTGCGGAGGTTCCGCGGCTCCAGCTCTGCTGTCCCCTGTGTGTCCCCCGAGTCACGGCAAGGCCAGGACCTGAAGCTGCTGAGGGCCGAGGACTTCCGGAACTGCACGGGGCCGGCGTCCCCGCACCAGATCAAGTCACACACGCTCACCACCACCGACAGGGCCGCCCGCAAGGAACACTACCCGCCCCACGGACCCGCCAGGGACAAGGGCCACCCGCACGGCCATCTGCCGGGCTCCCGGCCGGGCTCCAGGAAGCCCGGCAAGAACTGCACCAGCCACAGGAATCGCAACCAGGTGTCCAAGGCAGGCGCTGGGAAGCAGACCCCCGAGCTGCAGGACTACGCCCCCGACTACCAGCACAAGTTCAGTTTTGACATCATGCCCACGGCGCGGCCCAAGCGGAAGGGCAAGTGTGCCCGCAGGACCCCCATCCGTGCCCCCAGCGGGGTGCAGCAGGCCTCCTCGGGCCGTGCCCTGGGAGCCTCGCTCCTGGCCTGGATACTGGGGCTGGTGGTCACTCTCCGCTGA